From the genome of Halomonas sp. 1513, one region includes:
- a CDS encoding FAD-dependent oxidoreductase, with protein sequence MQTRCLWETTARETAPPTTTLEEAIETRVCIVGAGITGLSTALHLAELGIDSVLLEAGESVASGGSGRNVGLVNAGLWIPPDDIVEALGKADGERVNQILGAAPAAVFDIIERYAIDCSATRTGTLHLGHSTKGCSELARRHDQLASRGAPVTLVEDEACHALTGTTRIQAALLDERAGTLNPAAYTRGLARAAAEQGARLFTYSAATGIARHGDRWRVSTARGAVTADRVVLATNAYTCDEWNYVKRHFFPGHFFQVASQPLEGDAAERILPQRQGAWDTRMVLSSIRRDDQGRLILGSLGRGEGRPKAYLEQWANRIQRCYFPDLGKVEWQTSWTGRIGFTPDHTLRLFEPQPGILAASGYNGRGLTTGSVVGKGFAHYIAHDDDALLPLPLKRHTPVSARRLRSAAYESGFTLYHAGQCLRVVT encoded by the coding sequence ATGCAAACACGCTGCCTGTGGGAGACCACTGCCCGCGAAACAGCGCCGCCAACGACGACCCTGGAGGAGGCCATCGAGACTCGGGTGTGCATCGTGGGGGCCGGGATCACCGGCCTCAGCACCGCCCTGCATCTTGCCGAGCTGGGTATCGATAGCGTACTGCTCGAGGCCGGCGAGTCGGTGGCCAGCGGCGGCTCGGGACGCAATGTTGGCCTGGTCAACGCCGGGCTATGGATCCCGCCGGACGATATCGTCGAGGCGCTGGGCAAGGCCGACGGCGAACGTGTCAATCAGATACTCGGCGCCGCACCGGCGGCGGTGTTCGACATCATCGAGCGCTACGCCATCGACTGCAGCGCAACGCGGACCGGCACCCTGCACCTGGGCCACAGCACCAAGGGCTGCAGTGAACTGGCGCGACGCCACGACCAGCTCGCCTCACGCGGCGCCCCGGTAACGCTGGTCGAGGATGAGGCATGTCATGCGCTTACCGGCACCACTCGAATCCAGGCGGCACTGCTCGACGAGCGGGCCGGCACGCTCAACCCGGCCGCCTATACCCGCGGCCTGGCGCGTGCCGCCGCGGAGCAAGGTGCGCGTCTGTTCACCTACAGCGCCGCCACCGGCATTGCCCGCCACGGCGACCGCTGGCGGGTGTCCACCGCACGTGGCGCGGTAACCGCAGACCGGGTGGTGCTGGCCACCAACGCCTACACCTGCGACGAGTGGAACTACGTCAAGCGCCATTTCTTCCCCGGGCACTTCTTCCAGGTCGCCTCACAGCCGCTTGAGGGCGACGCCGCCGAACGCATTCTGCCGCAGCGCCAGGGCGCCTGGGACACGCGCATGGTGCTCAGCAGCATCCGCCGTGATGACCAGGGGCGGCTGATCCTTGGCAGCCTGGGCCGGGGGGAAGGTCGCCCGAAGGCCTATCTCGAGCAGTGGGCCAATCGCATCCAGCGCTGCTACTTCCCCGACCTTGGCAAGGTCGAGTGGCAAACCTCCTGGACCGGGCGCATCGGGTTCACCCCCGACCACACCCTGCGCCTGTTCGAACCCCAGCCGGGCATTCTCGCTGCCAGCGGCTACAACGGCCGCGGCCTCACCACCGGCAGCGTGGTCGGCAAGGGCTTCGCCCACTATATCGCCCATGACGACGATGCCCTGCTACCGCTACCGCTCAAGCGTCACACTCCGGTCAGCGCACGACGGCTGAGGAGCGCCGCTTATGAAAGTGGCTTCACGCTATACCACGCTGGACAGTGTCTGCGCGTGGTGACCTGA
- a CDS encoding Na+/H+ antiporter NhaC: MHDDIRIGPPPGLLMALLPLLVTTAVLILQFFVFADFTPHIPLACGIMVCAFFGRLRGIRWTEMEASMLEVVKIGIPAIFILMAVGMVIGTWILSGTVPMLIYYGFQMISPSVFLVATCLISALVSLATGTSWGTVGTLGIALMGIGEGLGIPMYLTGGALVSGAFFGDKMSPLSETTNLTPAVCETDLWSHIKSMMATTVPAIVISLILYAWLGAGYADQLERTTDITTFRNTLADTFSLSWITMIPPVVVIGMALAKLPPFPTIFTGAALGGLVAIGIQGESLHTVFDVMQNGYTSDTGSGAIDELLSSGGVLSMTWVVKLTFFALGFAGMLEAYGTIDAIIQRLMRLIRGRFSLVATSSGTTLAVSTIIGDVYTTLVLPGRLLKGQYQAMGYKTTTLSRAIEDNGTLSSPLIPWNMGGGFVASTIGVPTLVYAPFAFACWLSPLFGLLWGLTGHFIPRETDPQQAQNTTDASGDTAYTPASGHSS; encoded by the coding sequence ATGCATGACGACATTCGTATCGGCCCGCCTCCCGGGCTGCTGATGGCGCTGTTGCCGCTGCTGGTCACCACCGCGGTACTGATTCTGCAATTCTTCGTCTTCGCTGACTTTACGCCGCACATCCCGCTGGCCTGCGGCATCATGGTCTGCGCCTTCTTCGGCCGCCTGCGCGGCATCCGCTGGACCGAGATGGAAGCCTCGATGCTCGAGGTGGTCAAGATCGGCATTCCGGCGATCTTCATCCTCATGGCAGTGGGCATGGTGATCGGGACCTGGATCCTGTCCGGCACGGTGCCGATGCTGATCTATTACGGTTTCCAGATGATCTCGCCGTCTGTGTTCCTGGTCGCTACCTGCCTAATCAGCGCGCTGGTCTCGCTGGCTACCGGCACTTCCTGGGGCACCGTTGGCACCCTGGGCATCGCGCTAATGGGCATTGGCGAGGGACTCGGCATCCCCATGTACCTGACCGGCGGTGCGCTGGTCTCGGGTGCTTTCTTCGGCGACAAGATGTCGCCCCTGTCTGAGACGACGAATCTGACCCCGGCGGTATGTGAAACCGACCTGTGGAGCCATATCAAGAGCATGATGGCCACCACCGTGCCGGCCATCGTGATTTCGCTGATCCTCTATGCCTGGCTGGGTGCCGGTTACGCCGACCAGTTGGAACGCACCACCGATATCACTACCTTCCGCAACACCCTGGCGGATACCTTTAGCCTGTCGTGGATCACCATGATCCCACCGGTGGTGGTGATCGGCATGGCACTGGCCAAGCTGCCGCCCTTCCCCACCATCTTCACCGGCGCGGCGCTCGGCGGCCTGGTAGCCATCGGCATCCAGGGCGAGAGCCTGCACACCGTGTTCGATGTGATGCAGAACGGCTACACCAGCGATACCGGCAGCGGCGCCATCGACGAGCTATTGAGCAGCGGCGGCGTGCTGTCGATGACCTGGGTGGTCAAGCTGACCTTCTTCGCGCTGGGCTTCGCCGGCATGCTCGAGGCCTACGGCACCATTGACGCCATCATCCAGCGTTTGATGCGCCTGATACGCGGCCGCTTCAGCCTGGTAGCGACCAGTTCGGGGACCACGCTGGCGGTGAGCACTATCATCGGTGACGTCTACACCACGCTGGTGCTGCCCGGCCGTCTGCTCAAGGGCCAATACCAGGCGATGGGCTACAAGACCACCACGCTGTCGCGCGCTATCGAGGACAACGGCACGCTCTCCTCACCGTTGATTCCATGGAACATGGGCGGTGGTTTCGTGGCCTCGACCATCGGCGTGCCGACCCTGGTCTATGCACCGTTCGCCTTCGCTTGCTGGCTATCGCCGCTGTTCGGTCTGCTGTGGGGGCTAACCGGCCACTTCATCCCGCGCGAAACGGATCCGCAGCAGGCTCAGAACACAACCGATGCATCGGGCGATACCGCCTATACGCCGGCCAGCGGCCATTCATCCTGA
- a CDS encoding flagellar biosynthesis protein FlgL: protein MRVSTVTMFEQSVSSMNRQQNDFMKVGQQIASGRRVVNPSDDPQAASRAVGVDQSKAVTQQHMDARVSARNSLSQEESILNSVSDAIASAKTLLIQASSDTLSDVDRQSIASELRGIYETVIGQANATDGNGRYLFGGYQDSSPPYVREADGSVSYVGDNNVREQRIDSSRLMPVADNGNKIFASVPSGAKYITQMGDNDGSLIVGGPTVVDSSNDGYGLQYRIEFSVDGEDATYTVWQGDEEIETEDYVPGEQIRFGGLSVTLSGEPADGDSFTLGRATEMDPNLFKTFENALAVLENPAENAQDKAALRNTLNTSMRELDNSLDNVLTVRASVGARLNELDVVDSVGSNRMLNYEQTLSDLVDLDYAQAISEYSLRQVGLQAAQKAFVDIQGMSLFDRL from the coding sequence ATGCGCGTCAGCACCGTGACCATGTTCGAGCAGAGCGTCTCGAGCATGAACCGCCAGCAGAATGATTTCATGAAGGTCGGCCAGCAGATCGCCTCCGGGCGCCGCGTGGTCAACCCCTCGGACGACCCCCAGGCCGCCTCGCGGGCGGTGGGTGTCGACCAGTCCAAGGCGGTCACCCAGCAGCACATGGATGCCCGGGTCAGCGCGCGAAACTCGCTGTCCCAGGAGGAGAGCATCCTCAATAGCGTCAGCGACGCCATCGCCAGCGCCAAGACCCTGCTGATCCAGGCCTCCAGCGACACCCTCAGCGACGTCGACCGCCAGTCAATCGCCAGCGAACTGCGCGGCATCTACGAGACCGTGATCGGCCAGGCCAACGCCACCGACGGTAACGGCCGCTACCTGTTCGGCGGTTACCAGGACAGCAGCCCGCCCTACGTGCGTGAGGCGGATGGCTCGGTAAGCTATGTCGGCGACAACAACGTACGCGAGCAGCGTATCGACTCCTCGCGGCTGATGCCGGTGGCCGACAACGGCAACAAGATCTTCGCCAGCGTGCCCAGCGGCGCTAAGTACATCACCCAGATGGGCGACAATGACGGCAGCCTGATCGTTGGCGGGCCCACGGTAGTGGACTCATCCAACGACGGCTATGGACTGCAGTACCGCATCGAATTCAGCGTGGATGGCGAGGATGCCACCTATACGGTCTGGCAAGGCGATGAGGAGATAGAGACCGAGGATTACGTTCCCGGCGAACAGATCCGCTTCGGCGGTCTGAGCGTGACCCTCAGCGGTGAGCCGGCCGACGGCGACAGCTTTACCCTGGGCCGCGCCACCGAAATGGACCCCAATCTGTTCAAGACCTTTGAGAACGCCTTGGCGGTGCTGGAGAATCCCGCCGAAAACGCCCAGGACAAGGCCGCGCTGCGCAACACCCTCAACACCTCGATGCGCGAGCTCGACAACAGCCTCGACAACGTTCTCACCGTACGCGCCTCGGTGGGTGCTCGGCTCAACGAGCTCGACGTGGTCGACTCGGTGGGCAGTAACCGCATGCTCAACTACGAGCAGACCCTCTCCGACCTGGTCGACCTCGACTACGCCCAGGCAATCTCCGAATACAGCCTGCGCCAGGTCGGCCTCCAGGCCGCGCAGAAGGCCTTCGTCGACATCCAGGGGATGTCGCTGTTCGATCGTCTCTGA